A genomic region of Dreissena polymorpha isolate Duluth1 chromosome 4, UMN_Dpol_1.0, whole genome shotgun sequence contains the following coding sequences:
- the LOC127878509 gene encoding FMRFamide receptor-like, whose protein sequence is MTNETENDHYKQLGLYKASILIWKIVPPILILLGTIGNSLSILVLTRRSIRVSSTALFLTVLACSDLLVLYSGLLRQWLIYLFDTDVRNLSEAGCKINVWLVYSSLDFSAWILIVLTLERVVSTWMPHRARTLCTKKTAFAFIIAVGVFILGINSHILYGIGYKITQDENYYPIENKCIEIDRNYAYFFENVWPWIDLCVYCAVPFVVIVIGNALILFKVLNSQKKSKSTIASRLAKKSSMPAMLFTLNIVFLLSTLPVSIYTIGQAYWPKDLDDYKMAKLDFWWAVVNMLMYTNNSLNFLLYCLSGTKFRREVIRLLTWKKCFRLNHINPAQRNYTSTRFDNQSRSSTA, encoded by the coding sequence ATGACCAACGAAACTGAGAACGACCATTATAAGCAGCTCGGTCTTTACAAGGCGAGTATCCTCATCTGGAAGATAGTGCCACCTATACTCATCTTGCTGGGAACCATCGGGAATAGTCTTTCAATCCTGGTCCTCACTCGTCGCTCCATCCGCGTCTCATCTACGGCACTATTCTTGACGGTTCTTGCGTGCTCGGACCTGCTGGTTTTGTATTCGGGTCTACTTAGACAGTGGTTGATTTACTTGTTTGACACCGACGTTCGAAATCTTAGTGAGGCGGGCTGTAAGATTAACGTTTGGTTGGTATATAGTTCTCTTGATTTTTCAGCCTGGATTCTTATCGTTCTTACTTTGGAACGAGTGGTTTCCACTTGGATGCCACATCGTGCTAGGACATTGTGCACAAAAAAGACTGCATTTGCCTTCATAATAGCAGTAGGTGTATTCATATTAGGTATAAATTCGCATATATTATACGGCATCGGGTATAAAATAACACAAGACGAAAACTATTATCCTATTGAAAATAAGTGTATTGAAATCGATAGAAATTACGCATATTTTTTCGAGAATGTCTGGCCGTGGATAGACTTATGCGTGTACTGCGCTGTCCCATTTGTGGTTATAGTAATAGGAAACGCTTTGATACTGTTCAAAGTTTTAAACAGTCAGAAGAAATCTAAATCGACAATTGCAAGTCGACTTGCAAAAAAGTCGTCAATGCCAGCAATGCTGTTCACACTTAATATTGTTTTTCTCTTAAGCACTTTACCCGTAAGTATATATACTATCGGCCAGGCTTACTGGCCAAAAGACCTAGATGATTATAAAATGGCGAAACTGGATTTCTGGTGGGCAGTTGTTAACATGCTTATGTACACCAACAACTCCTTGAATTTCTTGTTGTACTGTCTCAGTGGAACTAAATTCAGAAGGGAAGTTATTCGGTTGTTAACCTGGAAAAAATGTTTTCGACTGAACCATATAAACCCGGCACAAAGAAACTACACGAGTACACGATTTGACAATCAATCACGCTCCTCGACTGCATGA